One genomic region from Balaenoptera acutorostrata chromosome 1, mBalAcu1.1, whole genome shotgun sequence encodes:
- the LOC130705939 gene encoding protein piccolo-like encodes MVVQNASAEYKRRTKYVQKSLNPEWNQTVIYKSISMEQLKKKTLEVTVWDYDRFSSNDFLGEVLIDLSSTSHLDNTPRWYPLKEQTESIDHGKSHSSQSSQQSPQPSVIKSRSHGIFPDPSKDMQLPTTEKSHSNPGSSKSSSEGHLCSHGPSRSQSKTNVTQTHLEDARAAIAAAEAVVQQLRLQPIPQQHIKAVSLIMPGSSTDTA; translated from the exons ATGGTTGTCCAGAATGCAAG tGCTGAGTACAAGAGAAGGACTAAATATGTTCAGAAAAGTCTTAATCCtgagtggaatcaaacagtaatTTATAAAAGTATCTCCATGGAACAG CTCAAGAAGAAAACACTGGAGGTGACAGTCTGGGATTATGATAGATTTTCTTCCAATGATTTTCTTGGTGAG GTATTGATTGATTTATCTAGCACATCTCACCTCGATAACACGCCTAGGTGGTATCCTCTCAAAGAACAGACTGAAAGCATTGATCATGGCAAGTCCCATTCCAGTCAAAGCAGCCAGCAGTCCCCACAGCCATCTGTCATCAAAAGCAGAAGCCATGGTATCTTCCCTGACCCATCCAAGG ACATGCAGCTTCCCACCACTGAGAAATCCCATAGCAATCCCGGTAGCTCGAAATCCTCATCCGAAGGCCATCTCTGCTCTCATGGACCATCTCGCAGTCAAAGCAAAACCAACGTCACTCAGACCCACCTGGAAGATGCAAGGGCTGCTATAGCCGCTGCCGAAGCCGTCGTGCAACAACTCCGCCTTCAACCAA TACCACAGCAGCACATAAAAGCGGTCAGTCTAATCATGCCAGGAAGCAGCACAGACACAGCATAG